CCGCCCGGAGCCGCCGCCCACGAGCCGcgccaccgcagcaccgcctcctccacgccagataaattttcttcttctccttcgtttGCAGacgttgcctcctgcatgcagagtcaggcatgcaggaggcggggggaagaaaattaattcttccccccTTGCTGGGCTGCGGacgctgggccagcccgatgctggcccagcccctGCATGTCTGGGCCGGTCCTGGCCCAGACTGAAGAAGAATTTTcggttgggccgagttcggcccaacctTTCCTTGTTGGGCTAAGTCCGGCccgtttatttgggccggcccagcctgatttgtttttatattatatattatatgatatgttataatatatgggtgtatatatgtatatatataaaaaaatataataattaaaaatatatattttgaaaaatcttaaaaaaatattgttgatttttctgcatatttttgtcaaagtggttcAATGTTGGTtcgtatttttatactgtaaagatacaaaaccagtgttaagaatacccggttttcgtaaaaatatcaaagattttcagaataaaaaatgtttttgctttcaaaaaaattctaaaaagtccctaaaaaatgttgttgattttttgcatatttttatcaaagtggattaatattgggttgtattttttataccgtaaggatgcaagctcagtattaaaaatacttgattttcgtcaaaagcaaaaaaataatattttccaaaaaattgtttttgttttaaaatacggcctagtctctcccatatatatatatatatatatatatatatatatatatatatatatatatatatatatatatatatattataacatcatattttcacacaacaaagaaaattttcaaaacaatatatgtattagcatgcatttgggcttttaataaccagtttattcaagccatgagaactaggccaatatttcaaaaattataaaaaaaattctttttgttttctttttagtatttgggattacgaatttatacgtaaaacgtattcctaaatattattaataaatttttgggtatagacgttagaacggttaggtttttacccaataagataaagaccttcttaccgaggaggatttttcttgaaccatagacagaccaacaactaggaaaacacgaaaataccttagattttatcagacaatcaaacaatgcagcttaccttaggtaaggcgtatttggggtgctaataccttccctttacgcaaccagtccccgtacccgatctctaagaccagttagggttcctagtgaccaaaatactaggtggcgactcccattccatttttcaccgatcaaagacaagaatttcttgtctccccacaTTTGCCACATAGaattagatttatatttttagatttaaaaatggAAACAACAAATACATAGTTAttattttcgccgcgacgccgcacacgtgcgacaacatTATGCACTCTTCTAaagttatgatataaaaaaaaaaaatatgattgataCTAACGTTGTTGTTAGGATTAAAACAACAATAGCATCTAAGAAGGATGGATTAAGTGttgcattaattatatcaaaataatgcaaataaacACACTAAACACATATAACACAATaaccaacaatataattaaagtacTTAAAGTAAAGTAAATagataaagaaagagagattgCAAACTTAATTTCTAAGGTGGTTCGGTAAGCCTACATCCACGCCTCAAGTACTAATTGTATTTGAGTATTGTACTCTTTTACTAATATAAGTGAAAAACATAATGTCCTTGATGAATCCACACTAAAAAATTACACcacttgaagattttttttttttaagatttgttttcttggtAACAATACATCACCAATGCTAGGAATTTATCTAAACTCACAAGTgtttacaattataattcatttaCAACAAGATTCACTCTCTTAGAGAGCAGATTGTATAATTGAAAACTATAATTTCACTTTACATGTATTATTTCACTGGTAATTATTATCCAGATATGCAACCTTTTTTTCCgatcttctgtttttttttttttttttttttttttcctatcaacgCAACAACAAAGGAAAATACCAtgcaacataaaatttatttcccaGTAGAATCAAGACAATAAGTACACAAATAACAGAAGATATATACACTTTactttttctattaaaattaaactgttttttaaatctatttcaaCATATAATCAATTATTGTTCCTTTTTACTATAATGATCAAGTTTCCacataatataaaacatgtatataaatcaataatcaaaataaaaattaaattgagacaatgattaattttctataaaaatttggataaaaaaaatataatagaaagagtttacaaaaacaaaaacaatgtctcagttagaataaatttttcattgatgaGTAGGCCCGCCACAGACCAAGAGGACAGCTTCAATGAAGCCATCCCAGCCGATGCAGGTGATTACCCGTCGGCTGACATCTCCTCGCGCGCCTAGCACCCCGCCTCAATCTGAACATGCACCAGACAAAGTCGATGGAAAGACACCAGGGAGCCTCAGCAGCCGAGAAGAAAGCGCGGGAACACCCACCGCGGGAGAAGAAAGGCGAAAAACAGAGAGGGAGCGCGGTGAAGACTGTGAAGCCACAGGATTCACACACAGTGCACCGTGTTTTCATGAacactcttatatatatatatatatatatatatatatatataatccttttagttttagttttagtttgttAGTTATGAACAGTGAAGCAGCACCAGAATACAATTCTTTTAGTTTGTTAGCGAATCtggaaagaataaaatattgctACCTGCATATCactaatttgagttttaaaattttttagatatttatataaatatttatacgaTTGTGAATTCTaggatttgaaaaattattagttaCCTGTATATGTAAGTTAActataatattcatattaaaaaaaaaaaagtcatctgTCAAGCTCTGTTCACTTTGGTCCGACATTCTTCACCTCTCTCCACCTGAGCTCTCTTTCCTTCTCCGCTCTAGGAAACCGCCGCCATCTCAACCAATAAGGCTTCAAATCTCCACCAGGTGCTTCCTTttctatcatgttttttatttttaaaatttacgtctgcgttttcatttatttaactGAAATTCTTATCCAGAGAGATAAATTCGATtttaataagtaaattaaaaagatatataatcgGATCGATGAAATCGCTGCTCGTGAACGCAACTCGAAGAAAGGCGCAATCAGCCGATTCTACTGTGGGTGGAGCATTTAGTATGGTCAGGGTTATTGCGTTGTCTGTTCAAAGAAAGATGTGCCTGTAAATTTGTTAAGTTGATTCTTATCAGTCTGCTCTTTAGAGTTGATGATAACTTGAAATATTCATTGTTAATGCTCGttgttttctttgtctttttccTAGACTAAAACATCCTAGACAATCTCTTCGGAATGGATTAGTGTTTCTGGCCTCTTCATCTTCTATTTGTGCTGTGGTATTTAGTCTGCTGATATTCATTGGGGATTGAAAGGCCTCGTTTTATGACTTTGTTTTGCCTTCTTCttatatctttattcttttgggGATGTGGTATTTTCCTCTTTCTATTTACACTATTTGCTCCCTACAATATTTATTCTTTCAGAGAAGTAAATATATGCATAAATAACAAGAACAGGAGGGGAAGGGGAGTGGGGTTTGACAGTAAGTATTTGCTTAGAAGGGAATGCTTCTTTGGTTTAGAAGCACCATGAAGATTCTTTGCTTTGAATGGCCGAATGCCCAGGATCCTAGCACCTTGACCTGAATGGTTTTGTATATTTGTTATGCATCCATATTTGGCTGAATTCTTTAATAAAGTACATGATATTAGACGGAagttctttttaaatctattcaaGTCTGAATAAACTGATATTCCATTTTTCATGTTCTTGATGTGCTTTTGCTCTTCTTGCCGTTCCTGACTTTCTTTTTAGGGTCTTTTCTAACatgcaatatgatttttttttccttttggttgGCCCACTGTCCCAGGCGGAGAACCTGTCATGGACACGGGTGATTGGAGAATTCAATTGCGGCCTGACTCACGGAAAAGAATAGTCGACAAAATGTATATGCAAGTGCtgcaaaatagaaaattttttatttatatgaaagaaaaggagaatgaCAAAGGGTTAATTAAAATCAGCAGGATTGCCATGAGGCAAGATCAAGTATCAcacccctctttttttttgtttcatctttTCATGTGTTTCTCACGAGAAGCAAACTTGAGGGAACATAAAGTGCTGGGaagtaatttttgttggaaTTTCTTGTGTAATCTCTTCTTTTGATGATGACCTCTTGGATGGCTGCAAGAAGCTTGTTCCGATTTTAATTTCAAGGTTAATCTATTGCTATGAGCATACAtgtttcaatttaaaactcGAGTTGCAACTGAACTTAAATGAATGGTGTTGGATTTGGACCTTCTATGCTTCTACAGGGTTGAAATGATAGTGATCTTAAAGTTGAAAAGCAGCAGACAAAAATCAATTAGCCACAATGGTGCATGGTTTCCTAGTTTCTCAGCATAAAGTTGAATGTTTTTGTTGACCTCTCTACATCCAAAATCATATAGACAGCTACTGTTGGCACTTGCATTGGTCAATGAATACTGTAGACTTATATATTGCAGTGTGAGACAAGGTTAACTCGTTGCATTTTCATATTGAaaggatttctcttcttttctttgtcaattacaCGGCACATGCGTAGAAGTTACTCAGAGCAAAatgctattgtaatgtttttCACAACTCCCCTGCTTTGCAACTAAGTCACTAATATATGAAGCTCGTAGCTAGAATTTTTAGACAGAAGGGTGGCCAAGTAAACTCCTATAATCTGTACCTCGGGAATAATACAGGGAAAAGGATGTCTATGTATTTTGATGTCTTATAATACTTGACCAACTCTTGCTTATgctcataatttgttttttacttttttgctAAAGATTCCACACATTTCTGAATATTGGTGTGGTTTATGAATTCAGGGTTCTTGCTCGCTGCTGCTAAACTTCACTATTCTTGACCCCCTGgtcaattaaaaatgaaacgTAATGATTTGCATGTGCAGAATGGAGACAATAAAGAggcatcttttgtttttctggtcAGGAGGGATTACAAGAACTCAAGAAATTTGCCATACGTTTTTGGAGGATAAGATTTATACTACCCCACCAATCAGGTATATGCCTAATGCAAGGTTCAAATAATTATGATATCTCTTGACATGAATATATACGTGCATTTATGCATGTACAAATGTGGGTGTAGTGTGCGTACACCTCCTCACCGTTCACTCTGTATGCAAGGCTGATTCGGAGTTCgcatcttttttgttaattctcTTTGACAAGTGTTTTATTTAGAGTGACCAAGCTCAAGTACAAAGGGCAGtgtgcaaaaaagaaaaatagcaaatcagtacataaataattaaataaaaagagaggaaacagAAGTTTATCCTCACAAAAGATGAAATGATAGAGCATATATCCATTTTCCTCCTCTTGTGAATGGATTGCTCTGAGATCTaatgttttgttattaatatctgATTTCAGTATGATTATCTATGTAAAATATCTCTGGAGATGCTTTCAATGGAGATCAGGTCTCAAAATGCCATGCCCACTGCCCCATGGATCCAGCAGGTTATAAATGCAGCGGAGCATTGAATTTCTAAACATcttactttttgtttttcttctcggCATTGTTATcaaaactctttttaaattctAACATTTTGTTGTCTGCATTGAAATTTTTGTAGCATCCCTAGATTCTACATGCAAAAGGCGCTGATTGGCAAGAGGAGATCTATCAGAAGGTAATTTCTTTGATTTACTGTTCATTTAGATGGAGTTCATGTATGCCATAAGTCCTTGCAAGTTTTTCAATGGAAAAAAGGTCTCAAGAAAATAAGTGGGGATTTATTCCATTGAATCATGACCATATCAGTATTgttgaattttatagaaaatgagGTTGAAATTTTTGAATGTCTCAAGTCACAGCGGCATGTTTGACaaggacaattttttttttttgtgcttaggAGACCAATATTTGCTGAGCAATTCTATAATGAAAAGTTGGTGActgatgtttttaaaaactgGAGTTGAGGAATGGCTGAGTGCATGGAGATCATGTTAAAAGTGAAGCTGTAGAGAAGGCAATCACTCAAATTATGATGGTGAAGAAGCAGAGAGGAAATGAGTAGCAGAGCAAAGAAACGGCCAGGAAAGGCTGTTGAAGAAGGTGGATCTTCTTGCTCCGAATTTCAATGCTTTGATTGAAATAACTGAGGTGGGGTCGCCCTTGAAACAAAGGGCCtagaatattttgtttatacttTAGTAGTGGTTTTggcaaatttaattttcagaCAAGTCTTGAGAGTTGAAAGAGTAATCACACTCGAGTAAAATGAACCAATCCAAATCAGTTTCCTTCCTAATGATTCAGGAATGAGAAGTCCAGCTTATATATTTAGCCCAAATAACTAATCAAATAGAAAGGCTGAGCTTAGAGACAGTACACTACAAATTACCAATAGCTAGACAAACAATCATCACAAACAAGGAACGACCATCTCCCCCAGTAACAAATTCACCTTCTGAAGTTGGAGAACTTGCGAAAACTAGCCACCACAAAATAGTAGCAAGTATCTATGCAGTCTTCGATGAAGTACAACCACCTGCATCGCCAATATGGATTGATGTAGAGAACTGCTGCAATCGTCATCACCACAACTGTGTAACATACACCAAAACTGATGTAGAAAAACTCCATGTCTATGAAACCATCATCTCCTTGTTCATCATCAGGCACTTGTTGTGATGGCACTGATTCCTCGCTACAATTGTTTCGCAATGGAGGTCCACACAAGAAAGGATTTCCTTCGTAACAGCTTTCATCGAAGGTCCCAAACTGAAATTTTCTCTCGGGTGTCTTGCCTGACAAGTTATTGTGCGCCACACTAAAAACTTCAAGTGTGGTAATTTCAGTAAGTTGTGGAGGGATGGCACCATTCAAGTTGTTGTAAGAAAGATCCAAACTCTCAATATGCTTTAGGTTTGAGAATGTTGCAGGGATAGATCCAGTGAGATTGTTGTGTGATAAGTTTAATGACAGTATCTCACTTAAGTTTCCAAATTCTGGTGGGATTGCTCCTACAAAGCTGTTATTCGAGAGATCAATACCATACATATAGATAAGAACTGTCCCCTTGTAAccataatacatatttttagttGTAAATTCTATCACTTCTTCAAAGTCAGGCATAGAAAACTTTTCCAAGCTATCAATACTATCCACTAGTGGTGGACCCATTGTTTCATAATATGCATCTGCTATGGACCTTAATACAAAAGAATTTCTGAGATCTACGAACGCTTTCTGGAAACTTTCCTTGAAAGTAAGATTGCCCAAACAGGAGGGTAGTGGACCTGAAAGCTGGTTTTGTGAAACATCCAAAATGCTTAATTCTTCTAACAAGCATAACTCAACAGGGAGCTCACCATCAAAGTGATTAGCccttagaagaagaaaactcaATGATGAACGATTGCCAATCCAATTTGGAATGGAGCCGGTGAAGCTGTTATCTCGAAGATCCATCGTAACCAGGAAAGAGCTGTTATAAAATCCATATGTTAATGGACCGTTCAATCTATTTTCGGATAGATGCACATGGATTAGAGACGATGGACTGAAACAAGATGGTATATATCCAGACAAGTTGTTCTTAGAAAGGTCCAAATATTCAAGCTTGTCAAGCTTGCAAAAGTCTCCTGGGATCGGACCCTTAAAATGGTTTTTGGACAAATCAAGTATTTCGAGGCTTGTAGAATTGCCGAACCATCTTGGAAGCATGCCTGAAAAATTGATTATTACTCAAATCCAATACACTACACTCTTTCCGCCCATGTAATGGAAAATCTGATATCTGACCCCAAAAGTTGTTCCCACTTAGATTAAGATACCATATTGTTGTTAGTTGTTCTAGTTTTTATTGTAGACAATTGATTGTTggataaatctaaatttaaaaaggcTAATATTTTCCTAAACAAGAAGGAATACAACCTGTGAATCCATTCTTAGCCATCCTTAAATTCCTCAAGATTTGGAAAGATCAAACAAATATCTTTTGGAATTTGACCGTTCAAAGTTGTTGTTGGATATATCTAAATTGGCCATATTCGGATATGGGTGATCTTGCAACTGCAAAGTACCAACAAAGGAGTTGTCACTCAGATATAGTTGCTCCAATCGTGTATTGTTCTTAAGCAACCATGATGGAAACATTCCGGTGATGTTGTGGGAGAGATCAAGGACTCTTAAGCTGTATTGGTAATAGAGGAAGTCGGGAATTTCTACATGGAATGCTTCCGTTGTTTTTGACAAGCTTAGAAAGACTAGTTGGAACTTTGGAATCAAATGATCAAAGGCAGCAGGTTCTGTTACTAGTCTGTTGTTCTCATTGGAGAAGAACTTGAGGCTTGAGTGGTTCATAAAAGGCTTCATTGAAATGGGAACTTCAAAGAGGTTATTTGATAGTGAAAGGAATTCAAGGGATAGGATGTTGGTAAGAGGACTGGAGGCAATATTTCCAATAAAATGGTTTTCAGAAATATCTAATAGTTGTAGATATGACAAGTTACCCAAACAATCTGGGAGAGAACCTCCTAAATTATTTCTAGCGAGATCTAACTGCTTTAGATTCTTCAATTCACACCAACCTGTACAATTTATCTCGAAACAGTCAAAATAGTGTTGAAAGAATCTtctattcaactaaaaaattccaAGTAGTCCAAAACACTTAGGATGGAGAGTTGTTAATTTACCTTGAGCGGGTAGGGTGCCATGAAGGTCACATTCAGCAATAGACAAAATTTTAAGAGCAGACAATGCTCCAATGTTCTGGAGAAAGTTTATTGGGAGAGAAGTATTATCTAGATGCAATTCTTCAAGGGTGCTAGAATTGAAGAAAGTCCctgttaaaaagaaagaaagaagaagagatatgatgaaaatagtgGTGGTACAGAATAACCATtccattcaatattattaattaagacTTAAATTAGTATCCTTGAGAGAACTGATATTGAATAGGGAGATGATTTTTGGATAGAAACAACAAATTGCCAGAAAAATCTAAAGATTTCAAAAGGTATTGTAAATAAC
This region of Populus alba chromosome 3, ASM523922v2, whole genome shotgun sequence genomic DNA includes:
- the LOC118045305 gene encoding cuscuta receptor 1-like, yielding MRLGKLENLDLSGNQLNSSILSILSGLSSLKSLDLSRNKLIGSINSLQLQPMRLGKLENLDLSFNQLNSSILSILSGLSSLKSLDLSYNKLTGSGFEIISSHLGKLKNLDLSYNTFNNNIFSHLRGLSSLKSLKLSYNEWTGSMTVNGTFFNSSTLEELHLDNTSLPINFLQNIGALSALKILSIAECDLHGTLPAQGWCELKNLKQLDLARNNLGGSLPDCLGNLSYLQLLDISENHFIGNIASSPLTNILSLEFLSLSNNLFEVPISMKPFMNHSSLKFFSNENNRLVTEPAAFDHLIPKFQLVFLSLSKTTEAFHVEIPDFLYYQYSLRVLDLSHNITGMFPSWLLKNNTRLEQLYLSDNSFVGTLQLQDHPYPNMANLDISNNNFERSNSKRYLFDLSKS